Proteins from a single region of Cryptococcus neoformans var. neoformans JEC21 chromosome 6 sequence:
- a CDS encoding expressed protein, whose amino-acid sequence MPRLELSPLRQSDPPLQRKFRSIWLRVKDLPYDALHRYHRLGRKGKASIWILTVINLLIVAVVLIITPTRIGQWFNSLALSIKGMGWKGVVLCNIFAILSSHPPLFGFVPTLTLIGFIYGIWPGFLIAGIASMLGAGIAFLSVRSFFLGLFKKNDKWEAFGHVMRAKGLPLVIMIRFCPVPWGVSNGLFASIESVKFWHFMVANLMIQPKLLLVVFIGSRLTSLASDSAAHDPLRFWLNLISIIVSACISIATGVIIYRLTLQQMRKLDQTGAGLGDGELAAEALEENALLGDYDSGSGEDEAEFLTSSNHRDREGNGKGLKVGGGAGIIRRNSSQDTTGDADLV is encoded by the exons ATGCCCAGACTAGAACTCTCACCGCTCAGACAGAGCGACCCTCCTCTCCAGCGCAAGTTCCGCAGTATATGGCTCCGCGTCAAGGATCTCCCCTATGACGCTTTACATAGGTATCACAGgctgggaaggaagggaaag GCGTCAATATG GATTTTGACAGTGATCAACCTACTCATCGTCGCGGTTGTCCTCATTATAACGCCCACACGGATTGGGCAGTGGTTCAACTCTCTTGCGCTTAGTATCAAGGGtatgggatggaagggtGTCGTGCTGTGTAACATCTTTGCTA TATTGAGCTCGCATCCACCGCTCTTTGGCTTCGTGCCCACCCTTACTCTTATTGGATTCATCTACGGCATATGGCCTGGATTCCTTATTGCCGGTATCGCCTCAATGCTGGGAGCAGGTATCGCATTCTTGTCCGTTCGC TCATTTTTTCTGGGTTTgttcaagaagaatgacAAGTGGGAAGCATTTGGACATGTTATGCGCGCCAAGGGACTGCCGCTTGTCATCATGATCCGTTTTTGCCCCGTTCCATGGGGTGTTAGCAACGGTCTTTTCGCTTCGATCGAAAGTGTCAAGTTCTGGCACTTTATGGTCGCTAACCT TATGATCCAGCCCaaacttcttctcgtcgtTTTCATCGGCTCCCGACTTACTTCTCTCGCCTCCGACTCTGCCGCCCACGATCCCCTGCGGTTTTGGCTTAATCTCATTTCTATCATTGTCTCGGCTTGCATTTCTATCGCAACAGGTGTGATAATCTATCGACTTACGCTGCAACAGATGCGTAAGCTCGACCAGACTGGTGCAGGTCTTGGAGATGGGGAACTGGCCGCGGAAGCATTGGAAGAAAATGCTTTGTTGGGAGACTATGACAGCGGAAgcggagaggatgaggctgAATTTTTGACATCATCCAATCACAGAGATagggaaggaaatggcaaaGGATTAAAAGTAGGGGGGGGAGCTGGAATCATTCGACGAAACAGTAGTCAGGATACGACTGGCGACGCAGACCTTGTGTAA
- a CDS encoding expressed protein, which produces MAHTTPRSHPPPHSLLQNLTTQSLLLSHLFTLIASPPNPNTSTQTQLNQVYSALQLSTLDLSGLVKEVGHHQEAYRRLVEKKNEVAGLEMRVRGLVKRLEEGRKELEGMIDQGERSLEDIEKSEREPVPAKTLMAHAQSLSKHSSAPVSSLLAPVDKAQYAPWPTEMSMRMGLLFQLEGSMSGMGERGVVGEEQKAPQKVEERREHVEHEESDRRYDPNAVFQLDLNSDESDED; this is translated from the exons ATGGCACACACCACACCACGATCACATCCTCCGCCCCACTCACTCCTTCAAAACCTCACAACCCaatctctcctcctctcacACCTCTTTACCCTCATCGCTTCTCCACCGAATCCCAACACCTCCACCCAAACACAGCTGAATCAGGTATACTCAGCTCTCCAGCTGTCCACTCTAGACTTGTCAGGTCTCGTGAAAGAGGTTGGCCATCATCAAGAAGCGTATAGGAGActggtggagaagaagaatgaagtgGCTggtttggagatgagagtGCGAGGGCTTGTGAAACgactggaagaaggaaggaaggagttggAAGGAATGATCGATCAAGGAGAAAGATCATTAGAGGACATTGAGAAATCTGAGAGAG AACCGGTGCCGGCAAAGACTCTCATGGCACACGCACAATCATTATCAAAGCATTCTTCAGCACCTGTATCAAGCTTATTAGCACCTGTGGATAAGGCTCAGTATGCACCATGGCCCACGGAGATGAGCATGCGCATGGGACTGCTGTTCCAGCTCGAGGGAAGCATGAGCGGAATGGGCGAGAGAGGCGTTGTGGGCGAAG AACAAAAAGCGCCCCAGAAAGTGGAAGAACGGAGAGAACATGTCGAGCATGAAGAATCTGACAGAAGATATGACCCCAATGCTGTTTTCCAATTGGATCTCAACTCTGATGAATCGGACGAGGATTGA